In one Macaca fascicularis isolate 582-1 chromosome 6, T2T-MFA8v1.1 genomic region, the following are encoded:
- the SOX30 gene encoding transcription factor SOX-30 isoform X2: MERARPEPQPQQRPLRPAPPLLPVEGTTFWAAAVEPPPSPPTLSAAASATLASSCGEAVASGLPPAVRRLLQVKPEQVLLLPQPQARDEEAAASPAQARLLPFRPDLRLLPPPSASEGAPSRPELHPVQPRALHFKAKKQELGPGLDPSVGPRGGVETGPRASRVVKLEGPGPALAYFRGNEKGKLEAEEVMRDAMKGGDGKSPAAIREGVIKTEEPERLLEDCRLDAEPASNGLVHGSAEVILAPTSGAFGPHQQDLRIPLTLHTVPPGARIQFQGAPPSELIRLTKVPLTPVPIKMQSLLEPSVKIETKDVPLTVLPSDAGIPDTPFSKDRNGHVKRPMNAFMVWARIHRPALAKANPAANNAEISVQLGLEWNKLSEEQKKPYYDEAQKIKEKHREEFPGWVYQPRPGKRKRFPLSVSNVFSGTTQNIISTNPTTVYPYRSPTYSVVIPSLQNPITHPVVHALTVGLPLAMEIFRVQCQNALVIMKTGTKNMRLYFQL, encoded by the exons ATGGAGAGAGCCAGACCGGAGCCTCAGCCTCAACAGCGCCCGTTGCGTCCCGCTCCGCCCCTGCTGCCGGTCGAGGGCACCACCTTTTGGGCAGCGGCCGTGGAGCCCCCTCCGTCGCCTCCCACACTAAGCGCGGCCGCCAGTGCGACCTTGGCCTCGTCGTGCGGGGAGGCCGTGGCGTCCGGCTTACCGCCCGCGGTGCGGCGGCTGCTGCAGGTGAAGCCAGAGCAGGTGTTGCTGCTACCACAGCCTCAGGCCCGGGACGAGGAAGCCGCTGCCTCGCCCGCGCAGGCGCGGCTGTTGCCGTTCAGGCCCGACCTTCGGCTCCTGCCGCCGCCGTCAGCGTCCGAGGGCGCCCCCTCCAGGCCGGAGTTGCACCCGGTGCAGCCCCGGGCGCTGCACTTCAAGGCCAAGAAGCAGGAGCTGGGGCCCGGCCTGGACCCGTCAGTGGGTCCTCGTGGGGGCGTCGAGACCGGTCCTAGAGCTTCCAGGGTGGTCAAGTTGGAAGGTCCGGGACCGGCCCTCGCCTACTTCCGAGGGAACGAGAAGGGCAAGCTGGAGGCCGAGGAGGTCATGAGAGACGCGATGAAAGGCGGGGATGGCAAAAGCCCGGCGGCCATCCGAGAAGGTGTGATCAAAACGGAGGAACCCGAGAGACTCCTCGAGGACTGCAGGCTCGACGCGGAGCCCGCGTCCAATGGCCTAGTTCATGGCAGCGCGGAGGTCATCTTGGCCCCAACGTCCGGTGCCTTTGGGCCGCACCAGCAAGACCTCAGGATCCCTTTGACTCTCCACACGGTCCCCCCTGGGGCCCGGATCCAGTTTCAGGGAGCTCCGCCTTCAGAGCTGATAAGATTGACCAAAGTCCCCCTTACACCAGTGCCTATTAAAATGCAGTCCCTACTGGAGCCTTCTGTAAAAATCGAAACCAAAGATGTCCCGCTCACCGTGTTGCCCTCAGATGCAG GCATACCAGACACTCCCTTCAGTAAGGACAGAAATGGTCATGTGAAGCGACCCATGAACGCATTTATGGTTTGGGCAAGGATCCACCGACCAGCACTAGCCAAAGCTAACCCAGCAGCCAACAATGCAGAAATCAGTGTCCAGCTTGGGTTAGAGTGGAACAAACTTAGTGAAGAACAAAAGAAACCCTATTACGATGAAGCacaaaagattaaagaaaagcaCAGAGAGGAATTTCCTG GTTGGGTTTATCAGCCTCGTCCAGGGAAGCGAAAACGATTCCCTCTAAGTGTTTCCAATGTATTTTCTGGTACCACACAGAATATCATCTCTACAAATCCTACAACAGTTTATCCTTATCGCTCACCTACATACTCTGTGGTAATTCCCAGCCTACAGAATCCCATCACTCATCCAGTTG